In the Flavobacteriales bacterium genome, TAAAACAAATCCGGACAAAAGGCGATCTAATTTAAGTCATAGATTTAACATTTGTTGACGGTGGAATTTTCTTCTTTGTTTCATGGTTCTTTCTTTGGTTTGTTTTCGTCTGGCCAGGATCTGTTTATCCCTGCCGAAAAATACGTCGGCAGGCGTGAGATTTTCCAGTGATTCATGGTACCTGCGGTTGTTGTAGTATCGGATAAATTCAGCCAGCGCCTGGCGCAATTCATCGGGTGAATAATAGTTGTCCAGCTTGATCACGTTCTTCATGGACTGATGCCAGCGTTCGATCTTTCCCTGGGTCTGCGGATGACGGACTCTTCCGCGTACGTGCTTGATCTCCCTGTCCTGGAAGAACTCAGCCAGGTCTTTGGCAATGTAGCACGGGCCATTATCGCTGAGCACTTTGAGAGACTGTGTGGTTTTG is a window encoding:
- a CDS encoding transposase yields the protein KTTQSLKVLSDNGPCYIAKDLAEFFQDREIKHVRGRVRHPQTQGKIERWHQSMKNVIKLDNYYSPDELRQALAEFIRYYNNRRYHESLENLTPADVFFGRDKQILARRKQTKERTMKQRRKFHRQQMLNL